ATTCCTGCTCTGTCGACAACTGCAACCGGAGGTTGTCTATTCCACCGGCGGTTCTGCTTCCGCCCATGTTGCCGCCCTGCTGATAAAACGCTGGACCGGTTGCATCTGGATTGCTGAAACCCAAGATCCCTTGGTGCATGATCACGGCTGGCGACGGGGCAAAAGGGTTTTACAGTTGTACAAGGCCCTTGAAAAACAGATATGCCGCCATGCGGATGTCTTTATCTTTCTTGTTCATGCGGCGATGCAGCATTGCAGCACCAGAACCCAAGGACAATGTCAGGGTGCTGTTGTTTATCCCGGCTCAATCCCGGCTCTTTTTCAGCAACAATTTACCAAAGGAACGCGTTGTCATTTTGCCCATTTCGGTTCTTTGGCCGGAACCCGCAATCTGGAGACTTTTTTTCAGGCCCTGCACCAAATTCTGCTTCGTAACACAGGCAATGCCAATTTACGGGATAAAATACGAGTCGATGTGTACGGCTCTTTTGACGGCGATTCCGAACGTGCAATGGAGCGATTAGGCCTTACCGATCTGGTCATTCGCCACGGAACCGTATCACGACAGAAGGCCCTGACAGCCATGCAGCAGACCGATTGCCTGCTGGTTATCCAGAATATTATCTATTTCTCCTGCGAAACCATCCCCTCCAAGGTGTATGAATATCTCCTGACCGGACGCCCGATCATCGGTCTGGTATATAATAATGAGGAGCTGGGCAACATGCTCACAGAACATGGTCATCAGGCTGTGCCAGCCGATAATGTTCAGGACATTGCCGAGGCTGTTGAAAAAATTCTGGATGATTTTATACAGGAGGAACAAAACGGAAATCGCCCGGCAATGACCGGAAAAAAATCCGACAGCCTCCCGACCGTTGCGGATGCCGTGCGAAAACTCATCGCATTGACTAAAGAAACTGAAGGGACTGAAAAGGCTGAGGGGAAGACTGTAACATGTTGCTGAACAGTAAACGCATCCTGATTATCAAGCCCAGTTCGTTGGGGGACATCGTGCATACCCTGCCGGTTGCCCATGCCATCAAACGCTGTTTTCCCAACTGCTTTATCGGCTGGATTGTCCAACACGCCTTTGCCCCTTTATTGCAAGCAGATAACAGCATTGACGCTGTCTACCCTATTCAAATCCCTTCTACCAGCGACCCGCAGGCAGGTCGCTGGGCATGGCTCAAGGCCTTCAAGGCAACAGTCGGTACCCTGCATAAAGTACACAGGGAATTTCAGCAGAAGCCGTACGATCTGATCCTTGACCTGCATGCCTCCTTTCGCAGCGGCCTACTGGGGCGCACTAACCCTGGTGGTCGGCGAGTGGGATTCAGCCAAGCCAAAGAGCTGAATCCCTTTTTTCAAGAGCACCTCATTGATATCCCCAAGACAACAGAGCATGCTCAGGATAAAAATTTGCTGTTCTGCACCTATCTGGGGATCAAGGTAGCGGATGAGGATTTTCATCTCTGCACTGATGAAGAAGATCGTCAGGTTATACGGCAATTCCTGCAGCCTCTTCTTCGATCCCATACGGTTACTGAGGCTACTGATCCCTCTCCCCTGATTTATGCCAATCCCGCAGCACGCTGGCAGACAAAATTTTGGCCGATTGAGTATTGGGCCGCTCTCGCCGATAAACTGCATGAGCAAGGTGTACCGTTGGTATTCGGCGGGAGCCCGCAGGACACGGAGTATATTACCTCCATCGCTCACTTGATGAAGACAGACCAGATCATTGCAGCTGGTCGCCTGACGCTTCCCCAATCAGCTGCTCTGATCCAGCAGGCCTCCCTCTATATCGGCCTTGATTCCGGGCCGATGCACATAGCAGCCCTAGCACGCACACCGGTGGTTGCTCTTTTTGGCCCTACCCATCCGAGCAGAGTCGGCCCCTATAATCCGGGAGGAAGCAAGCATCGAATTAAGCATCGAATTATCCGGGCAGAGGGGCTTAACTGCCTGGAATGCAGAAAGCGCAGCTGCTCACATTGCTCCTGCATGCGCAAGATCTCCCCGGAAATGGTCTACGAAGCAGCGATTTCCCTTTTACACTTAGGTCTCACCCCTAGGAAAGCGAGGAGAGTATCCGAAGAGCAGCAGAAGCAGAACCGAAAAACAAACTCCCATGACATATCATGAAATGAAGGTCAGCCTCATTATAACCACCTATAACTGGAAAGACGCCTTAGAGCTTTCTTTGCTGAGTGGACTAAGCCAAAAAGAAAAACCCGTCGAGATCGTTGTTGCCGATGACGGCTCAAGGCCGGATACAGGAAAAATGATTGCAGCGATTGCTGCACACTCACCTATCCCAGTGATCCACTCCTGGCAAGAGGATAATGGATTCAGGCTTTCAGCAAGCCGGAATAAAGCGATAGCAAAGACATCTGGTGATTACATCGTCCTGATTGACGGCGATATTATTATGGAAGAGCATTTTATTGCCGACCATATCCATTTCGCCCAACCTGGCTGCTTTGCCCAGGGAACCAGAGTACTCCTCAAGGAAGGGTTGTCAGAAGAGGTATTGGCCCGAAAAAAAATGCCAGAAACCCTCTGTAAGAAAGGGGTTGAAAACAGAAAAAACTGCTTACGCTCGGCTTTTCTCTCGCGCTTGATCTCTTTTAAAAATCGGGGAATGAACGGGGTCAGAACCTGCAATTTTGCCTTTTGGCGCGAGGATGCCCTTGCGGTTAACGGCTTTAATGAAGATTTTATCGGCTGGGGCAGAGAAGACTCAGAATTTACGGCAAGGCTTCTGAATTACGGACTCATGCGCAGAAGTGTTAAATTCAACGCCTTGGCTTACCATCTCTATCACTCAAGAAATGACCGCAGCCATTTACTAAAGAATGACCGGCTGCTGGAGGAAACCATTGAACAAAAGAGAACATGGTGCGAAAAGGGAGTAAATGCATATCTATAAGCTATAAGCATCCCTCACCTTCTCCTTTTATATCCCCTTCGCTTTTATTTTATCGGCTGCGTTCGTATAAAACCTCGTAGAAAACCACCCCGTCCGGGGGTGGTTTTTATTCTTTTCGTAACAGAGGAGAATCAGGCGGCTGCCAATTTTCTTCCAACTCATGCAGCTTGGCATATTTGTACCAAGTCCCTTCAAAATTACCGATCGCAATAACAACTCCAGGCCAGCCATCTAAGATGCCCTTTTTCAGGATGTACATGTGAAAAAAGGACCATAGGCCACGCCCGAAGGCCTTGAGCATCCCACCACGCCGCCCACGCTGTTGCAATTTTTCAGCCCCCAAGGTGGAATATCGGTTTGCCTTACGTGCAACCTCTTCCAAATTTTTATAGGGAAACTGCCAGATGGGATGACGGAGATAACCCACCGGTTTGTCGGAACGTATGGCATATTCCTCATGCACCGGATCATCTGTTTTAAAATGTAAGGCACCTTTTCGAAAAAGCTGGGGCTGACGGTAATCTGGATAGAAGCCTGAATGTTTGATCCAACGCCCCATGAAATAATTTCGCCGGGGAATATAATAAGCATCCGCCGGATTGGCTTGAGCAACTGTAGCCAGAATTTCGTCCCGAGCCTCTGGGGTGCAACGTTCATCCGCATCCAAGGAAAAAATCCAGTCATGTGTGCAGGATGCCATAGCCCGATTCCGCAAATCACCAAAACCACAAAAGGTAATCTGCTCGACCCGAGCACCCATTTCTGTGGCAATGGCAGCAGTCTCATCTTCACTATATGAATCAGCTAAGATGATTTCATCTGCCCAGAGCACGGAATTAAGAGCGGAACGAATCTTATCAGCCTCGTTCCACGCAATAATATAGACAGAAATCCTGTTCATCCTGTTCATCGCATACGCGGGGGAATGGTGGGTTTCTGAGTTCTTTTTCCGCCAGCAAGCTGGATAACAATATTATTGGTCTTGCGCAGTCGCTTGGTCATGGTTTTAAAAAGCTTTCTCGCAATCTCAGGGTACTGTTCAATGAGCTCGTTCAGTTTGTCGCCCGGATATCGTTTTATCTTGCAACGCCCGATGGAGACAACCGAAGCATACCTCGCCTCATTCATGATACAAGCCATTTCCCCAAAATACTCTCCGGGCTCGGTTATTTCAGCAATTTTCTTCCCCTGCTTGAGCACCCCGACTTTTCCTCGGACAAGTTGATAAAAATTCCTATCATCCTCATTTCCTTCCTGGATGATAACATCGCCGTCCTCATATTCTTCAACATCTGGATTGACCAAATAGGCAGGCAGCGTGTCTCCATGTGCTACGGTTCGACGTAACACCTCATCAATACTGGTCACTCCCTGAAGTGTCTTCTTAATAGCCGCCTGCCTGAGAGGAACCATCCCTGCTTGGACGGCAACCTTACGAAGCTGTTCTTCCGGCACCTCAGCCTGAATAGCCTGACCTACTTCCTCGGTAACCTCTAACAGTTCAAAAAAACCTACCCGACCCTTATATCCAAGACCATTACAGACAGCACAACCCTTGGCCTCGTAGAGCTGAAAGCCTTCTGCATCAATCTGTTCCTCAGTATAACCGATATTAAGCAAGTATGGCCGCTCATAGGTGGCAGGCTGCTTACATTTTGCACAGAGCCTTCGGCCCAAACGCTGCGCCAGAACCATGGTCAGAGATCCCGCCAACAGATACGGCGGAA
This is a stretch of genomic DNA from Candidatus Electrothrix rattekaaiensis. It encodes these proteins:
- a CDS encoding glycosyltransferase family 2 protein; protein product: MTYHEMKVSLIITTYNWKDALELSLLSGLSQKEKPVEIVVADDGSRPDTGKMIAAIAAHSPIPVIHSWQEDNGFRLSASRNKAIAKTSGDYIVLIDGDIIMEEHFIADHIHFAQPGCFAQGTRVLLKEGLSEEVLARKKMPETLCKKGVENRKNCLRSAFLSRLISFKNRGMNGVRTCNFAFWREDALAVNGFNEDFIGWGREDSEFTARLLNYGLMRRSVKFNALAYHLYHSRNDRSHLLKNDRLLEETIEQKRTWCEKGVNAYL
- a CDS encoding glycosyltransferase family 2 protein, whose protein sequence is MNRISVYIIAWNEADKIRSALNSVLWADEIILADSYSEDETAAIATEMGARVEQITFCGFGDLRNRAMASCTHDWIFSLDADERCTPEARDEILATVAQANPADAYYIPRRNYFMGRWIKHSGFYPDYRQPQLFRKGALHFKTDDPVHEEYAIRSDKPVGYLRHPIWQFPYKNLEEVARKANRYSTLGAEKLQQRGRRGGMLKAFGRGLWSFFHMYILKKGILDGWPGVVIAIGNFEGTWYKYAKLHELEENWQPPDSPLLRKE
- a CDS encoding glycosyltransferase family 9 protein, whose product is MLLNSKRILIIKPSSLGDIVHTLPVAHAIKRCFPNCFIGWIVQHAFAPLLQADNSIDAVYPIQIPSTSDPQAGRWAWLKAFKATVGTLHKVHREFQQKPYDLILDLHASFRSGLLGRTNPGGRRVGFSQAKELNPFFQEHLIDIPKTTEHAQDKNLLFCTYLGIKVADEDFHLCTDEEDRQVIRQFLQPLLRSHTVTEATDPSPLIYANPAARWQTKFWPIEYWAALADKLHEQGVPLVFGGSPQDTEYITSIAHLMKTDQIIAAGRLTLPQSAALIQQASLYIGLDSGPMHIAALARTPVVALFGPTHPSRVGPYNPGGSKHRIKHRIIRAEGLNCLECRKRSCSHCSCMRKISPEMVYEAAISLLHLGLTPRKARRVSEEQQKQNRKTNSHDIS